One Lacunisphaera limnophila DNA window includes the following coding sequences:
- the dxs gene encoding 1-deoxy-D-xylulose-5-phosphate synthase has protein sequence MTIPPSDTLLARIAGPADVKALPPEQLPRLAQDIRDKLIEVTSRNGGHIGPNLGVVELTVALHRVFNSPDDQFVFDVAHQGYVHKLLTGRGGDFFAKLRKTGGASGFLYRSESVHDAFGAGHAGTALSAALGMATARDLRNSPEHVVAVCGDAAFTCGVTLEALNNVVSSTKRLIVILNDNEWSIAKNVGAIASYLNRLSTNPTYNRMHHDVEAFFKSFPAGVEMNRVYNKWKRETKDFFVESSLFEKFGLRYLGPVDGHDIDALIKNLEFAKHCDVPVLIHVLTKKGKGLEAAVAHPEKFHGASPFDPDTGENAKPIPGTPPNYQDVFGAALARFARANPQVLGITGAMPSGTGLSQLAREQPAQFFDVGIAEEHAVLFAAGLATKGFRPVCAIYSTFLQRAYDQVIHDVCLQNLPVTFCMDRAGLSPNDGPTHHGLFDLSYLRCVPRATIMQPKDEDELVDMLHTSLHLPGPGFIRYPRGAGTGAPVKAEPALIPVGQAEVIKVGTNIIIWALGSMVPDALKLAQRLEREEHLSVGVVNARFVKPLDRHLLLSQAAVVPLLVTMEDNVLAGGFGSAVLEALQEAHCATPVERIGWPDSFVEHGSSVEILRANYGLAPDDIAARVTARWRTLQSGRATVDRP, from the coding sequence ATGACCATTCCCCCGTCCGACACCCTCCTTGCCCGCATCGCCGGCCCCGCCGACGTCAAGGCCCTCCCGCCCGAGCAGCTGCCCCGGCTTGCCCAGGACATCCGCGACAAGCTGATCGAGGTCACCTCCCGCAACGGCGGCCACATCGGCCCCAACCTCGGCGTGGTCGAGCTCACCGTCGCGCTCCACCGGGTGTTCAACTCACCGGACGACCAGTTCGTGTTCGACGTCGCCCACCAGGGTTACGTGCACAAGCTCCTCACCGGCCGCGGCGGCGACTTCTTCGCCAAGCTCCGCAAGACCGGCGGCGCCTCCGGCTTCCTGTACCGCAGCGAGAGCGTGCACGATGCCTTCGGCGCCGGCCACGCCGGCACCGCCCTCTCCGCGGCCCTCGGCATGGCCACCGCCCGCGACCTGCGCAATTCCCCGGAACACGTCGTCGCCGTCTGCGGCGACGCCGCCTTCACCTGCGGCGTCACGCTCGAGGCGCTCAACAACGTCGTCAGCTCCACCAAGCGCCTCATCGTCATCCTCAACGACAACGAGTGGTCCATCGCCAAGAACGTCGGCGCCATCGCCAGCTACCTCAACCGGCTGAGCACCAACCCGACCTACAACCGCATGCACCACGACGTGGAGGCGTTCTTCAAGAGCTTCCCCGCCGGCGTGGAGATGAATCGCGTCTACAACAAGTGGAAGCGCGAGACCAAGGACTTCTTCGTCGAATCCTCTCTCTTCGAGAAATTCGGCCTGCGCTACCTCGGCCCCGTCGACGGCCACGACATCGACGCGCTCATCAAGAACCTCGAGTTCGCCAAGCACTGCGATGTGCCCGTGCTCATCCACGTGCTCACCAAGAAGGGCAAGGGCCTCGAGGCCGCCGTCGCCCACCCGGAAAAATTCCACGGCGCCAGCCCCTTCGATCCCGACACCGGCGAGAACGCCAAGCCGATCCCCGGCACCCCGCCCAACTACCAGGATGTCTTCGGCGCCGCCCTCGCCCGCTTCGCCCGCGCCAACCCGCAGGTGCTCGGCATCACCGGCGCCATGCCCAGCGGCACCGGTCTCTCCCAACTCGCCCGTGAGCAACCGGCCCAGTTCTTCGATGTCGGCATCGCCGAGGAACACGCCGTCCTCTTCGCCGCCGGTCTCGCCACCAAGGGCTTCCGCCCCGTTTGCGCGATCTATTCCACCTTCCTCCAGCGCGCCTACGATCAGGTCATCCACGACGTATGCCTGCAGAACCTGCCCGTGACGTTCTGCATGGACCGCGCCGGCCTCTCCCCCAACGACGGCCCGACCCACCACGGCCTCTTCGATCTCAGCTACCTCCGCTGCGTGCCCCGCGCCACGATCATGCAGCCCAAGGATGAGGACGAACTCGTGGACATGCTCCACACCAGCCTCCACCTGCCCGGCCCCGGCTTCATCCGCTACCCGCGCGGCGCCGGCACCGGCGCCCCCGTGAAGGCCGAGCCCGCGCTGATCCCTGTCGGCCAGGCCGAGGTGATCAAGGTCGGCACCAATATCATCATCTGGGCCCTGGGCTCCATGGTGCCCGACGCCCTCAAGCTCGCCCAGCGCTTGGAGCGCGAGGAACACCTCTCCGTCGGCGTAGTCAACGCCCGCTTCGTCAAGCCCCTCGACCGCCACCTGCTGCTCAGCCAGGCCGCGGTCGTCCCGCTGCTGGTGACGATGGAGGACAATGTTCTCGCCGGCGGCTTCGGCAGCGCGGTCCTCGAGGCCCTGCAGGAGGCGCATTGCGCCACACCGGTCGAACGCATCGGCTGGCCCGACAGTTTCGTGGAGCATGGCAGCAGCGTGGAAATCCTCCGCGCCAACTACGGCCTCGCCCCGGACGACATCGCCGCGCGGGTCACCGCCCGCTGGCGCACCCTGCAGTCCGGCCGCGCCACGGTGGACCGGCCCTGA
- the xseB gene encoding exodeoxyribonuclease VII small subunit, with protein sequence MDSDKTAKLSFEAALAKLETIVDSMESGEVPLAELLAKYEEGSKLLKVCESRLKDAELKIEKLKKAKDGSAAFEPFESTRAE encoded by the coding sequence GTGGATTCAGACAAGACCGCCAAACTCAGTTTCGAGGCCGCCCTGGCCAAGCTCGAGACCATCGTTGACTCGATGGAATCGGGCGAGGTGCCGCTGGCCGAGCTCCTGGCCAAATATGAGGAGGGCAGCAAGCTGCTCAAGGTTTGCGAAAGCCGACTCAAGGACGCCGAGCTCAAGATCGAGAAACTGAAGAAGGCCAAGGATGGCAGCGCCGCCTTCGAGCCGTTCGAATCCACCCGCGCGGAGTGA
- a CDS encoding PAS domain S-box protein produces the protein MPSRETTGSSPPSPATHIGWLANWARFVRAPEHRQRLQLLAGMLLLGTVPLIVASFILPVRVKSTLTAAGHERLTQVARYLATFTEAEMQRHLDTVRSLARVESLADGIQQHRAGTLDAAGLAAVKRQLSALLQGLSATQYQGLFLGGPDGFLFAGGLRARDDDPYAGLHVRDRRYFTAVRDTLQPVISNPIISKVDNVPIIVVAVPVLDDRGAFAGFVGLSIEIKPLAAMISSQKLGESGYPFAIDREGVLLAHPDAARILRLNLRTLPGATRLAERMLRGETGIEAYESSTGATKLAAFAPVPVAGWSVAASIETAEFDIPAQRIRRILFAMTAACLVIAAGLALAFSLGLDQLNRALTDARASEARFRQFASVTNEAIWDWDLTSGELWWNEGLSTHFGYSPAELRTGLDALQALALPPEQESIRDGLDRCRQTGTWSGEHHLRRRDGTLVYVLHRAVAVRDGQGRILRIIGSMSDISERRAAEKKLQEQAALIDESRDAIMVCSLDQHVLFWSRGAERLYGWSSTEAVGRRVDELLRLDRPAFAEAGRTVFEQGAWVGRLQHSNRLGDALTVDCRWTLLSDEQGRPRSILTIGTDITERTLMEAKFLRAQRLESIGTLAGGISHDLNNLLAPIVMGVGMLNQTARNADDRSIISVIEQSAARAANLVKQVLSFARGIDGAKVSVHLGYVAREVETMIRSTFPKNITLRFDVPKDLWLVTADPTQLGQVLLNLCVNARDALPAGGQLTVTARNVRLDTHFSLLNREITPGPHVLLEVADTGTGIPQDIVDKIFEPFFTTKAPGKGTGLGLSTVIGITRSHGGTINVYTEPGKGSVFKVYLPAAHDATEAPAAETIAAPARGQGELILVVDDEDMIRTVTQGTLESSGYQVLVAADGAEAFALYHQHRHQIALVLTDMMMPVMDGHALIGALRRINPGVRLVAASGLNDNNNQIKAAQDQIQFFLCKPYTATALLTTIRDALASPPPGIV, from the coding sequence ATGCCATCCCGCGAAACCACAGGCTCTTCGCCGCCGTCGCCCGCCACACACATCGGTTGGTTGGCCAATTGGGCCCGCTTTGTCCGCGCCCCGGAACATCGCCAGCGTCTGCAATTGCTGGCCGGCATGCTCCTGCTGGGCACGGTGCCCCTCATCGTGGCGTCCTTCATCCTGCCGGTAAGGGTGAAATCCACGCTCACGGCCGCCGGGCATGAGCGCCTGACCCAGGTCGCCCGCTACCTGGCCACCTTCACCGAGGCCGAGATGCAACGGCATTTGGACACCGTGCGCAGCCTGGCCCGGGTCGAGTCGTTGGCTGACGGCATCCAGCAGCACCGGGCCGGCACGCTCGATGCGGCGGGCCTGGCCGCCGTCAAGCGGCAGCTCAGCGCCCTGTTGCAGGGGTTGTCTGCCACCCAATATCAGGGGCTTTTTCTGGGCGGCCCCGACGGCTTTCTCTTCGCCGGGGGGCTGCGTGCGCGTGACGACGATCCCTATGCCGGCCTCCACGTGCGGGACCGGCGCTATTTCACCGCGGTCCGCGACACGCTGCAACCGGTCATCAGCAACCCGATCATCTCCAAGGTGGACAACGTCCCCATTATCGTGGTCGCGGTTCCCGTGCTGGATGACCGCGGGGCGTTTGCGGGCTTCGTCGGCCTGTCGATTGAGATCAAACCCCTGGCGGCGATGATCAGCAGCCAGAAGCTGGGCGAGTCGGGTTATCCTTTTGCCATCGACCGAGAAGGCGTGCTCCTCGCGCATCCCGACGCGGCGCGCATCCTCCGCCTCAACCTCCGCACCTTGCCCGGCGCTACCCGGCTCGCGGAGCGCATGCTCCGTGGCGAGACGGGGATCGAGGCCTACGAATCGAGCACGGGCGCAACCAAGCTCGCGGCGTTTGCCCCCGTGCCGGTCGCCGGCTGGAGCGTGGCCGCCTCCATCGAAACCGCCGAGTTTGACATCCCCGCCCAGCGCATCCGCCGGATCCTTTTCGCGATGACCGCGGCGTGCCTCGTGATCGCCGCGGGCCTCGCCCTCGCCTTCTCCCTCGGGCTGGATCAATTGAACCGGGCCCTCACGGACGCCCGTGCCAGCGAGGCGCGTTTCCGCCAGTTCGCCAGCGTCACCAACGAGGCCATCTGGGACTGGGACCTCACCAGCGGCGAACTCTGGTGGAACGAGGGTCTGTCGACGCACTTCGGTTACTCGCCCGCCGAACTGCGGACCGGGCTGGACGCACTGCAGGCCCTGGCCCTGCCGCCCGAGCAGGAATCGATTCGCGACGGGCTCGACCGTTGCCGGCAAACTGGCACTTGGTCGGGGGAGCATCATCTGCGCCGGCGCGACGGCACCCTGGTCTATGTGTTGCACCGGGCCGTCGCCGTGCGGGATGGACAGGGCCGGATCCTGCGGATCATCGGCAGCATGAGCGATATTTCGGAGCGCCGGGCCGCGGAAAAGAAACTGCAGGAACAGGCTGCCCTCATCGACGAGTCCCGCGATGCCATCATGGTCTGCAGCCTGGACCAACACGTGCTGTTCTGGAGCCGGGGCGCCGAGCGCCTGTATGGCTGGAGTTCCACCGAGGCCGTGGGGCGCCGGGTTGACGAACTGCTCCGCCTGGACCGCCCGGCCTTCGCGGAGGCCGGGCGTACGGTCTTCGAGCAGGGCGCCTGGGTCGGCCGCCTCCAGCATTCCAACCGGCTGGGTGACGCGCTCACGGTCGACTGCCGCTGGACACTCCTGAGCGATGAGCAGGGCCGGCCCCGCTCGATTCTGACCATCGGCACCGACATCACGGAACGCACCTTGATGGAGGCGAAATTCCTGCGCGCCCAGCGCCTTGAGAGCATCGGCACGCTCGCCGGTGGCATCTCCCATGACCTGAACAACCTGCTCGCCCCGATCGTCATGGGCGTCGGCATGCTCAACCAGACCGCCCGCAATGCCGATGACCGCAGTATCATCTCCGTCATCGAGCAAAGTGCCGCTCGCGCAGCCAACCTCGTCAAACAGGTGCTCTCTTTTGCCCGCGGCATTGATGGCGCGAAGGTCTCGGTGCACCTCGGCTATGTCGCCCGCGAGGTCGAAACGATGATCCGGAGCACCTTCCCCAAGAACATCACCCTCCGCTTTGATGTCCCCAAGGACCTCTGGCTGGTCACGGCGGACCCCACGCAGCTCGGCCAGGTGCTGCTCAATCTCTGCGTCAATGCGCGCGATGCCCTGCCGGCGGGTGGCCAGCTCACGGTTACCGCCCGCAATGTCCGGCTGGACACGCACTTCAGCCTCCTAAACCGCGAGATCACCCCCGGTCCCCATGTTTTGCTCGAGGTCGCCGACACCGGCACTGGCATACCCCAGGACATCGTCGACAAGATCTTCGAACCCTTCTTCACCACCAAGGCCCCGGGCAAGGGCACGGGTCTGGGCCTGTCCACCGTCATCGGGATCACCCGCAGCCACGGTGGCACCATCAATGTCTACACCGAGCCCGGCAAGGGTAGCGTCTTCAAGGTCTACCTGCCTGCCGCCCACGACGCCACCGAGGCGCCCGCGGCGGAAACCATCGCCGCGCCCGCCCGCGGCCAGGGTGAACTCATTTTGGTCGTCGATGACGAGGACATGATCCGCACGGTGACCCAGGGCACCCTCGAATCGTCCGGCTACCAGGTGCTCGTCGCCGCCGACGGGGCCGAGGCCTTCGCCCTGTACCACCAGCACCGGCACCAGATTGCGCTGGTCCTCACCGACATGATGATGCCCGTGATGGACGGTCACGCCCTGATCGGCGCTCTGCGCCGGATCAACCCCGGCGTGCGCCTCGTGGCTGCCAGCGGCCTGAACGACAACAACAACCAGATCAAGGCCGCCCAAGACCAGATCCAGTTCTTCCTGTGCAAGCCGTACACTGCCACGGCGCTGCTGACCACCATCCGGGATGCCCTAGCGTCCCCGCCACCAGGGATCGTCTAG
- a CDS encoding RNA polymerase sigma factor, translated as MSDNIPEPDLDPDLLRRAQAGDQAAFGVIMRTHHARTFRLAYAIVHHEADARDIAQEVWLTVWKQLPSFRGDSRFTSWLHPIVTRRAIDHLRKRRRWFDRFLPFNTGNDEDVQVAEPATETTARDLAEGQDTVSRVRAAMAALPPKHRAILALREMEGLSYEEIAAATGIPTGTVMSRLFHARRLLAEKLGSQINRD; from the coding sequence GTGTCTGACAACATTCCAGAACCCGACCTCGATCCCGACCTCCTACGCCGCGCGCAGGCGGGCGACCAGGCCGCGTTCGGGGTCATCATGCGCACGCACCACGCCCGCACGTTCCGGCTCGCCTACGCCATCGTGCACCACGAGGCCGATGCCCGCGACATCGCACAGGAGGTCTGGCTCACCGTCTGGAAACAGCTGCCCTCCTTCCGGGGCGATTCCCGCTTCACCAGCTGGCTGCACCCCATCGTCACCCGCCGCGCCATCGACCATCTCCGCAAACGCCGCCGCTGGTTCGATCGCTTCCTGCCGTTCAACACCGGCAACGACGAGGACGTGCAGGTCGCCGAACCCGCCACCGAGACCACCGCCCGCGACCTCGCCGAAGGTCAGGACACCGTCAGCCGCGTGCGCGCCGCGATGGCCGCGCTCCCGCCCAAGCACCGCGCCATCCTCGCCCTCCGCGAGATGGAGGGACTCTCCTACGAGGAAATCGCCGCGGCGACCGGCATCCCCACCGGCACCGTCATGTCCCGCCTCTTTCACGCGCGCCGCCTCCTCGCCGAAAAGCTGGGCAGCCAAATCAACCGCGATTGA
- a CDS encoding endonuclease/exonuclease/phosphatase family protein yields the protein MTHALYLASPGGSTVGIRVRRALAWALAFGAGLLAQALTIATYNVENYTIANRMVDGVYRQAYPKPERERAALARVIGAIAPDVLAVQEMGPQPFLDEFQRELKAAGQEYPYAVLLEATDKDRHVAVLAKVPFKEVRRHAELPYTYFGQTERVRRGVLEVVFATDQGDVSLFVLHLKSKYTERKDDPESALQRALEAETVRDLVLTRFPDPAGAKFIVCGDWNDTRGTRPVRALQKRGDTVIGTLVPAADSRGEAWTHYFRREDIYSRIDYLMVSPGLKPFVPDPGATIYDGEPAAEASDHRPVWVKLNLAPAQ from the coding sequence ATGACTCACGCCCTGTATCTGGCCAGCCCCGGCGGCTCCACAGTGGGAATCCGGGTGCGTCGTGCGCTCGCTTGGGCGCTTGCGTTCGGCGCTGGGCTGCTGGCCCAGGCGCTGACCATTGCGACGTACAATGTGGAAAACTACACGATCGCCAACCGGATGGTGGACGGCGTCTACCGGCAGGCCTATCCCAAGCCAGAACGGGAGCGGGCGGCACTCGCTCGGGTCATCGGCGCCATCGCGCCCGACGTGCTGGCGGTCCAGGAGATGGGGCCGCAGCCGTTTTTGGATGAGTTCCAGCGGGAGCTGAAAGCGGCCGGGCAGGAGTACCCGTATGCGGTGTTGCTGGAGGCGACGGACAAGGACCGGCACGTTGCGGTGCTGGCCAAGGTGCCCTTCAAGGAGGTGCGGCGGCACGCCGAGCTGCCGTACACCTATTTCGGGCAGACGGAGCGCGTGCGGCGCGGAGTCCTGGAGGTGGTGTTCGCCACGGACCAGGGCGACGTCTCCCTCTTCGTGCTGCACCTGAAGAGCAAATACACGGAGCGGAAGGACGATCCCGAGTCCGCGCTGCAGCGGGCACTGGAGGCCGAGACGGTGCGCGACCTGGTGCTCACGCGGTTTCCGGATCCGGCGGGGGCGAAATTCATCGTGTGCGGCGACTGGAACGACACGCGGGGCACGCGCCCGGTGCGGGCCTTGCAGAAGCGCGGCGACACCGTGATCGGCACGCTGGTGCCGGCTGCGGACTCGCGCGGGGAGGCCTGGACCCATTATTTCCGCCGGGAGGATATCTACAGCCGGATCGACTACCTGATGGTCTCGCCGGGCCTGAAACCGTTTGTGCCGGACCCCGGGGCCACGATCTACGACGGCGAGCCAGCCGCCGAGGCCAGTGACCACCGGCCCGTCTGGGTGAAACTCAACCTGGCACCGGCGCAATAG
- a CDS encoding methyl-accepting chemotaxis protein has product MSRAARSPARTTSLRLKLLLLPLLCLLGLIVLQVSNLYTNRQVSTKVIEPSFAKQTMAGHANLLQVAVEIEAATLASQIRTLPTREEQIAAIIAETDPIRFFADRSGYFFVYDFSGTRINVPVNKAGNGKNFLAIQDSKGTRFVEELINQGRKGGGFTRYFFEKEGHGIQPKLAYSTLIPGTDFIIGTGVYIDNVEAELALLNAEVTRRSRDYLLLTIGLFAAILVVTVAVSIWISETTGRSIRAVITDLSAGSDQITAAAGQVSTSSQSLASGSGVQAASLEETSASLVEMSSMTRRNSDNATKATSLARTAREAADAGAADMQLMGRAMADIKGSSDDIAKIIKTIDEIAFQTNILALNAAVEAARAGEAGAGFAVVAEEVRALAQRAASASRETSAKIEAAISKTTQGVAISDQVNARLSVIVSQVREVDALIHEVAAASREQNQGVGQINAAVSEMDRVVQSNAASAEESAAAAEELNAQALSVNEIVTNLRRLVDGGRAPAVATDSFAPPPAPPSTRPRSAANRPQPVLA; this is encoded by the coding sequence ATGAGCCGCGCCGCACGCTCGCCCGCCCGGACCACCAGCCTGCGCCTCAAGCTGCTGCTGCTCCCGCTGCTGTGCCTCCTCGGCCTCATCGTGCTGCAGGTATCTAACCTCTATACCAACCGCCAGGTCAGCACCAAGGTGATTGAGCCGAGCTTTGCGAAGCAGACCATGGCGGGGCACGCCAACCTCCTGCAGGTCGCCGTCGAGATCGAGGCCGCCACCCTGGCGAGCCAGATCAGGACCTTGCCCACCCGCGAGGAACAGATCGCGGCCATCATCGCGGAAACCGACCCCATTCGCTTCTTCGCCGACCGCTCGGGTTACTTCTTCGTCTATGACTTCAGCGGCACCCGCATCAACGTGCCGGTCAACAAGGCCGGCAACGGCAAGAACTTCCTGGCGATTCAGGACTCCAAGGGCACCCGCTTCGTTGAGGAACTGATCAACCAGGGACGCAAGGGCGGCGGTTTCACCCGCTACTTTTTTGAGAAGGAAGGCCATGGCATCCAACCCAAGCTGGCCTACTCCACCCTCATCCCGGGCACCGATTTCATCATCGGGACCGGCGTATACATCGACAACGTCGAGGCCGAACTCGCCCTGCTCAATGCCGAGGTCACGCGCCGCAGCCGCGACTACCTCCTGCTGACCATCGGCCTCTTTGCCGCCATCCTGGTCGTGACGGTCGCCGTCTCCATCTGGATCTCCGAGACCACCGGCCGGTCGATTCGGGCCGTCATCACGGACCTCAGCGCAGGCTCCGACCAGATCACCGCCGCCGCCGGCCAGGTCTCCACGTCCAGCCAGTCCCTCGCCTCCGGTTCCGGCGTGCAGGCCGCCTCACTGGAGGAGACCAGCGCCTCACTGGTGGAGATGTCCTCGATGACCCGGCGCAATTCCGACAACGCCACCAAGGCCACGAGCCTGGCGCGGACCGCGCGCGAAGCCGCCGATGCGGGCGCCGCCGACATGCAGCTGATGGGCCGGGCCATGGCCGACATCAAGGGCTCCAGCGACGACATCGCCAAGATCATCAAGACCATTGACGAGATCGCCTTCCAGACCAACATTCTTGCGCTTAACGCTGCCGTCGAAGCCGCCCGCGCCGGGGAGGCCGGCGCCGGTTTTGCCGTCGTCGCCGAGGAGGTCCGCGCCCTCGCCCAGCGCGCCGCCAGCGCATCCCGAGAAACCTCGGCCAAGATCGAGGCCGCCATCAGCAAGACCACCCAGGGTGTCGCCATCAGCGACCAGGTGAACGCCCGACTCTCGGTGATCGTCAGCCAGGTCCGCGAGGTTGACGCCCTCATCCACGAGGTCGCTGCCGCCAGCCGCGAGCAGAACCAGGGCGTGGGTCAGATCAACGCCGCCGTCAGCGAGATGGACCGTGTCGTGCAGTCCAACGCCGCCAGCGCCGAGGAAAGCGCCGCAGCCGCCGAGGAACTCAACGCCCAGGCCCTTTCCGTGAACGAGATCGTCACCAACCTCCGCCGACTGGTCGATGGCGGGCGCGCTCCGGCGGTGGCGACGGATTCCTTCGCGCCTCCTCCGGCGCCCCCGTCCACCCGTCCCCGTTCCGCGGCCAACAGACCTCAGCCTGTTCTCGCATGA
- a CDS encoding M48 family metallopeptidase, which translates to MHWLSLTVIGLLLARLLAQLGLEALNRAEVRRRAGALPPALTGVMDAATFAKAGDYTLAKSRFASGEMIFEAAVLAAVVFSGLLPWLWARVDGLAPGAAWSGALFLVVTMILLGLPSLPLAWWAQFRLEARFGFNQSTLGLWVSDQVKSTVLGLLIGFPLAWALLALVGRAGPLWWVWGFGLLFGFQLLMLVLYPKLILPLFNKLTPLPEGDARTRLLALSDRTGFKAQTIEVMDGSKRSAHSNAFFTGFGRFRRIVLFDTLMTQLTQEELEAVLAHEIGHYRRGHIPQRLVTLGLLQLGGFAVIAWLAQAPWFNPAFGLPAGATAATFLLFGLLGGLITFWFSPLGNRVSQKHEYEADAFARDAMGGAAPLSGALRKLSQKNLSNLTPHPLYSAVYYSHPTLVERERALQG; encoded by the coding sequence ATGCATTGGCTGTCTCTGACGGTGATCGGACTCTTGCTGGCCCGCCTTCTCGCCCAACTCGGGCTGGAGGCCCTCAACCGCGCCGAGGTGCGCCGACGCGCCGGGGCGCTGCCGCCGGCGCTGACCGGGGTGATGGATGCGGCCACCTTTGCCAAGGCCGGGGACTACACGCTGGCGAAGAGCCGGTTTGCCTCGGGCGAGATGATCTTTGAGGCCGCGGTGCTGGCTGCGGTGGTGTTCAGTGGGTTGTTGCCGTGGTTGTGGGCCCGCGTGGACGGACTCGCGCCGGGAGCGGCCTGGAGTGGCGCGCTCTTTCTGGTGGTCACGATGATCCTGCTCGGCCTGCCGAGCCTGCCGCTGGCGTGGTGGGCGCAGTTCCGGCTGGAGGCGCGTTTCGGCTTCAACCAAAGCACGCTCGGGTTGTGGGTGAGCGATCAGGTCAAGTCCACGGTGCTGGGTCTACTCATCGGTTTTCCCCTGGCCTGGGCGCTGCTCGCGCTGGTCGGCCGCGCGGGACCGCTGTGGTGGGTGTGGGGCTTCGGGCTGCTCTTCGGTTTCCAGCTCCTCATGCTCGTGCTTTATCCGAAGCTCATTCTCCCGCTCTTCAACAAGCTCACGCCGCTGCCCGAGGGGGACGCCCGCACGCGTTTGCTGGCGCTATCAGACCGCACGGGGTTCAAGGCGCAGACCATCGAGGTGATGGACGGCTCGAAACGCTCGGCGCACTCCAATGCCTTCTTCACCGGGTTCGGGCGTTTCCGGCGGATCGTGTTGTTTGATACGCTCATGACGCAGCTCACCCAGGAGGAACTGGAGGCAGTGCTGGCGCACGAGATCGGGCACTACCGGCGCGGGCATATTCCGCAGCGGCTGGTCACGCTGGGACTGCTGCAGCTGGGCGGTTTCGCGGTGATCGCGTGGCTTGCCCAGGCGCCGTGGTTCAATCCGGCCTTCGGCCTGCCGGCCGGGGCGACGGCGGCGACCTTCCTCCTGTTCGGCCTGCTGGGAGGATTGATTACATTCTGGTTTTCGCCGCTCGGCAACCGCGTATCGCAGAAGCATGAGTACGAGGCCGACGCCTTCGCGCGCGACGCGATGGGCGGGGCGGCGCCGTTGTCCGGGGCCTTGCGCAAGCTCTCGCAGAAGAACCTCTCCAACCTCACCCCGCATCCGCTGTACAGCGCGGTGTATTACTCACACCCGACCCTGGTGGAGCGGGAGCGGGCGTTGCAGGGCTAG
- a CDS encoding aminopeptidase: MADPLDPRLDSLAEVIVRVGLNLQPGQPLLITDPYELQGVHPETAALGHVLRAAVARLNPDRPDPGTEILPANPTRLRVLIEADDLSGYEALVRAHVRRLEQHLGRGSAFLFLTGTAPGLFAGVPADRLQRFDTVKWRHLGPLIQRLVRGATQWTLVPAPTTDWAAAAGVEVSGLWETVFSALRIERWNLPSGQVEDAPGGRASPLEHWSTHLAALAHHRDTLNSAHHRRIRYTGPGIDLTLALPRPHRWCTAQLATPGGLRFVANLPTEEVFTAPHQNSATGKLRVARPVAHGGEVIDGIELEFQGGRVIRACARSGEDLLHRLLATDPGAARIGEVALIPALQDPSPGIRPTWPSSPPCFHHTLLDENAAPHVALGAAYRFCSRAWWPLALNSSQLHLDLPLDAQVELL, from the coding sequence ATGGCCGATCCACTTGACCCGCGGCTGGATTCCCTCGCTGAGGTCATCGTCCGTGTCGGCCTGAATCTCCAGCCCGGTCAGCCGCTGCTGATCACGGATCCGTACGAGCTGCAGGGCGTCCACCCCGAGACCGCCGCCCTCGGCCACGTCCTGCGCGCCGCGGTGGCCCGTCTCAATCCGGATCGACCGGACCCCGGCACCGAAATCCTCCCCGCCAATCCGACCCGGCTCCGGGTCTTGATCGAGGCCGATGACTTATCCGGCTACGAGGCGCTGGTCCGTGCTCATGTCCGCCGACTCGAGCAACACCTCGGCCGCGGCAGCGCTTTCCTGTTTCTGACCGGCACCGCGCCCGGTCTCTTCGCCGGTGTTCCCGCCGACCGCCTGCAACGTTTCGACACCGTCAAGTGGCGCCACCTCGGTCCGCTTATCCAGCGTCTCGTGCGCGGCGCCACCCAGTGGACCCTTGTCCCCGCCCCCACCACCGACTGGGCTGCCGCGGCCGGCGTGGAGGTGTCCGGCTTGTGGGAAACGGTCTTTTCGGCCTTGCGGATCGAAAGGTGGAACCTGCCCTCCGGACAGGTTGAGGACGCACCCGGAGGCCGCGCATCGCCACTCGAGCACTGGTCCACCCACCTCGCCGCGCTCGCCCACCACCGCGACACCCTGAACTCTGCCCACCACCGTCGCATTCGCTACACCGGCCCCGGCATCGATCTCACCCTCGCCCTCCCCCGCCCACACCGCTGGTGCACCGCGCAGCTCGCCACCCCGGGCGGACTGCGGTTCGTCGCCAACCTCCCTACCGAGGAGGTCTTCACGGCTCCGCACCAGAATTCCGCCACCGGTAAGCTGCGGGTCGCCCGCCCCGTCGCGCACGGGGGCGAGGTGATCGACGGCATCGAGTTGGAATTCCAGGGCGGCCGCGTCATCCGGGCCTGCGCCAGATCCGGTGAGGATTTGCTCCATCGCCTCCTGGCCACCGATCCCGGCGCCGCCCGGATCGGGGAAGTCGCCCTGATTCCAGCGTTGCAGGATCCGTCCCCTGGCATCCGCCCCACCTGGCCATCCTCGCCACCCTGCTTCCATCACACCCTCCTCGACGAAAACGCCGCCCCCCACGTCGCCCTCGGCGCGGCCTACCGCTTCTGTTCGCGCGCCTGGTGGCCGCTGGCCCTCAATTCCAGCCAGCTCCACCTCGACCTCCCTCTCGACGCGCAAGTCGAACTCCTCTAA